The genomic window AGTAATTATCCACAATGATAGAGGAATTCATCAGTAATGATAACCAGTTGTTGTCAGTCGCATGCAGAAgacaattcatttaaatgtattgcACATATTTAACCACAATAGCATTTGCCAGGGGACAAATATGCTGCCCTTGATTTCATTTAGCACAACTAGAATTACAAGAAACAGTCTACATCCACATAAATAGTCTCTACCTAACAAAAATGTGgcactaaaaaaaataagaaaactatAATTGTGTAGCTCTAACATCTTACTTATGTCCTTGTCCAGTTACAAAATGTTTCATCACCTAATAAAACAGTGATTTGGATGAATCAAGTGAACCAATAATTTAGTCAATTATACATGAACACAATTGCTCACCTAATTTCATAATAAATTATCTGTCTGAAGAACCATCGACACTATTACTaaacatttattactttttattactcTTTATTACTCTCACATCTGTGATTACTACTCACATCTGTGAGGCTTAAATGAAAGGGATCGAATTCAGTCAATATTAATGACAGGAAATCAGAAACTGAATGGAGCATTTCTAAAATACATTGTAAGTATTGCTGTAAAATggacagtattactggcaattttggttgtcggaaatactgtgaaatttatAAGCGCACTGCAAATTAACAATTACTACAGCATAGTTGTAAtagttaatttacagtgcacttgtaaaattgaccaaataataatgtaaaaattcccagtaatactgtaaaatgcaCCAACACACTGTAAATGAATACTTACATTTGCACTTtaaaactacagcacagttgTAATTGTTAGTTTACAGCATACTTGTAAATTTGaccaaataataatgtaaaaattcccagtaatactgtaaaatgcaCCAACACACTGTGAATGAACAATTACATTTGCactgtaaaactacagcacagttgTAACTGTTAAATTACAGCGCACATGTAAATTTTACCAGTAATACTGTAACTTTTACAgcaatgtttttttacagtgtacattataAGGGGAGTACTTTTTAAGTGATAAATTTCAGGTACTTTCACTTTTAATATATCTCCAAAAAACAAAATGGcttcaacaaaaaataaacagcaagTTTGTAACAACATGAGGGTCAGTAAATAATCACAGACATTTCATTGTTGAGTCAACTGCATTATAAATTGGGAATTACTCATAACTTGTATAAAATGCATGAGCAATTTTTCAAAGATTCTTACAGCAGTGGGCTTTCGGTATTTCCCACTCCGTTTTATCAGAGTTCAAATGGCTTGATCCTGTGGGAGAATAGTGACAATGAACCAGGAATTTCCAGGAGTGGCATAAGAACCGGGAAGTCCCTCAGAGGGAGTATATAATGACAACCGGCACTTCAGCTTTCACACACAGTAAAACTTTCATCATGACACAGATAGCTTATACTTTGTTGGCTTTGAACCTCTGCTTTATCTTAACAGGTGAGTAAATCGAAACTGACAAATTACAGTAGACACCCAAACTATAATCTAAAACAGTAACTGAACCTGCTGGATTATACGTTTATATGCTGAGCTGGTAAACTTTTACTTAATTACGTCTTATTAAATCAGTGTATAAACTAGATTaacacaattaataataaattataataattgtaatgCAATTTAATTATACACTGCCAATGCTAATTTGGGGTTAATAAGGTTTTTGAGGAGTATGATCActtgataaaaacacaataaaattactagcttttattttatagtttatagtaTTTAATTGGTAGCTTTATATTTTGATtagcagattttattttaaacaatataaaagaaataaaaaaaactcatactATAATCATTGTTGATAATTGTGCTGCttttttaggattctttgatATACAATTCattacaacttaaaaaaaaataaaaaaatctattaaaatctcTTACTGAcaattttgatcaatttaatgcacggttgctaaataaaatacatttagtaaCAGCTTAAATCAGGGAACATATTTActagttattaaacattttatcttAATAAACTCCTATTTATTAAATGGTGGGAGTAAAATGGTTGTTGCTAAGGCATGGGGTTAATagatttaatattttctataaatatCCTAATTGTTTTGTGCTACCAAAAAAATCGTACtgacataaatacatttaaacagtaatgttttgctaaaagtattattatttgttacCGTTGTGTTAtatcatgtatgtttttttttttttgtttaacttccTCTTTTTTCCAAAATACAGCTCAAGTAGTAGAGAGTCAACATGTCCCAAAGACCTGTCAGtgtccacaagtccaaaaaagaGTCCGGGGGCCATTTTCAGACTTGAGAATCACTCCAAAAGGGCCAAGCTGCTTACAGAATGAAATCATGTAAGCACTtcccatttgttttattttgcttcatAAGACTGTACACATATAGCATGTGCACTACTGCATTTACATTActacttacatttacattactgTTATTCTTTGTATTTTTCTAGAGTCACACCGAAGAAGACCAATAAACCGGTATGTCTTAGTCCGGAGGGTCCTCAAGGCAAAAGTCTAATGAAATGTTGGAACAGGTAATAGATTGTTATCACTAACAGGAGTCGCACAGCGTATCCAAACATCACTTACTACCACAAATATCATGGTGGTCTGCATGTCCTTATCTGCTGCTCTGTAagtcaactaaatgtttttttttttttttttttgtaggacgCAAAAGGCTGGCATAAACCACAAAATATGCTTACGGCCAAGGCAAAGAAAGGGGAAGCAGGTTAAATCTAAGAAGATCACGTCTTAACCTCACCTATGTAGGCAAACCAATTTTACAAGCAATCTCTAGAAGAGAAATCTCTTCAAAGTCAGTGCAAATGCAGTGGTGCTGCTCTACTCTTATATGCACCAAACAAGCCAAGAACATAAGAAAAAGTAGATTCAGACGTGTGCACATATGGAGGGCAAAGGGACAGTATTTAAAGAAGGCATGTTACAACAAGGGTAACATTAAACCTTGTCATGTTAGACATGGATGAGCTAAACCCTGCTATGCAGGTCTATACTGGACAGTTGAAGATGCTatgtttatattaaatgtatatagaGATTATGTGAGAACAAAtattttagtttacaatgtaaaattaactaatataataaaatatgaactTCCAAAagggtgtgtctgtgtgtctgattgttttctttttgaaattTTATGGAAAATATAAGCTTGTCGgatctacagtgctcagcataattgagtacaacccattttgaaaatgattattttgtATCCATTCCTTAGTGAATATAGTCAATGTATTTTGGcgcttttaaacaaaacaaatttattaaaacatacatatttattaaaataatattttagtctcccaacatatttagaaattaaaataattcaattaaattctagcaaaaaaaatattgcaaaaaaaaaattacaacctacaaaattacaaaaaaaaaaaaaaaaaagtttatttttttcttgtatttaatatttttctataacatataaatttgggtgtactagtctTTATACTGCCATCGTAAgtaattttgttagataagctacaGATCTGGCTTCAgtatactgactaatctaatgtatgcacaaatataatattgtatagcttcctattaaaaatatgaatttaaaagatagatttgtgaggggtgtacagtATATATGCGGAGCACTGTATATACCTAGTCAAACACTTAATAATTACTTTtgacaacataaataaatgtactgATTTAGCCATTGTAAAACTATAATTTACATGATACTACATGAAGCACATGGTTATCTAATAAAAagtatgctatttttatttttgttggtttcttttaaattacaataaGTCTACTATAACCGCATTTCTTCAGTGTTTGAAACAACTTCCAACAGATTCCTTCTAATCTGCACAAATACGAAGTACGTCATCTGCTTTTACCCAGAGAAAATATCAAATGTCTAAATATTCTTATATAAAGAATGATGAACAAAGTTCTTTTGTATTTGTATACAATATGCTAATTTAagaattagtttttcttttcttttttttttttttgcaatgcatGTTACATTTAATGCCATGACTTTATATAATTAGAAATTTGAGCTTGGGTTAGTTCATAAGACTTAATGTGGAAGCttgaatcaaaacttttaaagtactttttaaatgcacaaaagtTGGGATGAATTATTATGGTATGGTAGAAAGCCATGTCATGACAAGATGAATTTTCCATCATATCAAACTATTTGAATTTGGGCATGAGTGGGCATGATATGATAAACAATACTGCTGCTTTCTCAATAAACCCCTAAAAACATAATCAACCTTTATCTACATCTTGTGAACACAGGCAGTTTCTTATCagatttcatttgtattttaatgctaaattgtttatttagagttttttaatTCAgcatgagggaaaaaaaaacataaaatgcaaaACTTCTTAAATGTCTCTCTGTATTTATAGTCACCTAATGTCAAATGCTTaggtttcctttaaaaaaaaacacttttacaataGTCAAAGTAATAATCAAAcccttttaaatgattttataaaTAACCATTTGCAAAGATTAATTttcattataattaattttagatTTAAGTTATTCATAAAACCTGTCTAAATTAATTCACAGAAGtcatagaattgtcttgaaagaGCTAAAGAATTCACCATTCAGCAAGAAAAACTTATTCTAAAATTCCTAAATTATAGCCACTCAAAATAATAGCGTCTCAAACCATAAAAGCAATCTTTGCAAGGTGCGCACACAGGTATTGAGAAATCACTTGTCTTGAAGCATTTACTAGAAACCATGTGACTCTTATCCTGCTTAATATGGAAAAACAGGAAACGCATAAATGGAAAAGTGAAAAACAAGGAGGACAGTTCAGTGCACACTTgagaaagacagacaaacagaaatgGCTTTCAAAACTCTGCAAGCAAGTGTCAAAGTCCTGCTCCTGCTCTCAGTCTGTTCACACTTTATCTCAGGTACAGTAGCATTTGAAAACTTATCAGGGCTGTTTACAGATTTCTGCCAGATACTGGTCATGGAGGTGATGTTGaaatgcatgttttttatttCTGAAATCGTCTTTAGTTAAAATGACAGCTGCAACATTCATCCGAGAAAAATGTGAGTGTGTTAAGGAGGCTGGAGCAGTGCAGTGGAGAAAAATCACAGACTACACAATCACTCCGAAAAATCCTCTTTGCAACAAGGTTCAAATCAAGTGAGTACAGAAGCGCACTCTCTCACATTTATGAATACGgtggattttaaaatgtttaatccaTTACATGAAGGcatgtactgtaaaaaataaaaatatctaaatgtgGTGATTCATTTGCAATTTTATCAGATGATATTCttagtttaaattaaaattctgtcatcatccgTCACCCTCATGTCCTtcaatactcttttttttttatgtgcaacaCAAAAGCTGTTGTGTCAAATGCTTTAAAAGTGCTTGGTGATTACTGGCTCACTGGGAGCCACAAATTGAGACATGAATTTTGTATATTGATAATATATTAATTACCATGCAATTGCAACCTTTTAAACATTTAGCAATTAATTAATGCGAATGTGTCAGGATGTTACACAATATTTCATGTTGAGACGCATCACAAGAAATAATTTAACTGAAGGGAAGCCAGGTCATGGCAAGATGAGTTTTTCGTCATTTTGCAGATTGAATTTAGGCATGAGTGGGCATGCTATGATAAACAATCCCACTTTACTCTCTCAAGAAACTCTGGAAATATTAGCTTTCTTATCTAATAATCTATGTCATTTTCCAGTGGTGTTTTAATGCTAAATGGCTTATTCTGtagatagaaagaaaaaaataacactaaattaaaaaattctcaaaatgtTGTGCTGAATCTCTGCTCATTGTATCATTGCTCGCAAAGTAGTGCGACACGAGTTAAATGCCTCTGATCAAATGTTGTTGTATGTTAATGCCTGCAATAGATTGCACATATCTGACAACATGCTGATCTCCTCCACAGACTCCAGTTGTCAAATAAAGAAGTGTGTCTAAATCCAGAGTCCAAGCAGGGGAAAAAACTGCAGAAATGCTGGCAAAAGTAAGTGAATGTACAGGCTGACCTTAAAGGTTCTACAAAtatgtaggcccacacagaaGCTGCATGTGCAGAAATCAGCAGATACTCTGCAGATTTTTAACCAGTCACAGAATCTATTTTATTTGCTAatctaaatgtgtgtaaataaatatatttgttcagttttaaataaattttagcaaTGTTTATATGAGTAACTTactatacagtttgtaaagtaatatttgctgtcttttagtagatacagtgctcagcataaataaatacacccctcacaaatctatcttttaaattcatatttttaataggaagctatacaaaattatatttgtgcacatacattagattagtcattactgaagccaaatatgaattttatctaacaaaataacgtaTGATAGCGGtataaaaactagtacacccaaatttacttgttatggaaaaatattaaatacaaactttaaaaagagaaaacatcaagagaaacaaacaaaaaaaaattagaaaaaaatagttaaaattgtaagttatttatttttgcaatgttctgcttaaattttattgtattatctttcactttccaaatatgtttggtgactaaaatgttcttttaataaatatatctgctttataaatctgttttgtttaaatgcacccaaGTACATTGCCTATACTCACTGAGAAAattgataaaatattcatttttaaaacagggtgtactcaattatgctgggTACTGTATATCATACAATGTTTTTTATCaaaaaatctaattagatttgcattgtaaaccttaaactTAGTAAGTCATTGTTTATGCaagtcattttttatttcatgttttcagtttttttgttactttacacccaAAATCATTCTGAATAAATctgcagaattaaaaaaaaataatactgtgcagaagaaacaaataatgtccgcagattccgcctgaccctgtatatgtataaattaaGAACACTTATTTTGAAACTCAAAATTTAAAATGTGTGCAACACTGACACTCTGTGGCAGGACAAATCACTAACATGAACATACAGAGGATTTAACATCcatacaaaagacaaaaaatatttataacataCTTATATTGTACactatattaacaaataaaaaaagcatgaaACAATTAATGCCATATGTGACACTAGAAGCTCATGGTTTACAGATTGTATGCATTGTAGCTGTTGCTGATACTTTCAGAAAGGGCTGAGTCAGGAAAAAATCAGTCTCTTGGGAATATTAAGTGTCACATTGCTGTTAATGGTGTAAACTGATTTaaattggagattttttttgccTGCTCAGCTCAGAGCCTTTCCCAAATAATTAAACCCTTTCATTGTTCTATTGTCTAGAATTAACTTCAACCCACAGAGGAAGAAGGTCTGTCTGACGATCAAGAAGAATGCACCAAAAAGACTCAAGAAGCTTTAATTTAACAATTCTGTTACTGTGTGTTCTGTATTGTAATACATAATAATTTACCttgtctgttttttatttgttcaaatatatattattatgtagattaaatttgtaaatacatttttgtgcTGTTATTTTCTAATAAAACCTTAAACCTATACGTGTTTGCATATTGGATGTGactataacatataatataacatataataataataataatattaatgggctgcacagtggcacagtgggtagcacgatcgtctcacagcaagaaggtcactggttcgagtcttgactggttcagttggcatttctgtttgtagtttgcatgttctcccggtgttggcgtgggtttcctccgggtactacggtttaccccacagtccaaagacatgccctatgggtgaattgggtaagctaaattgtctgtggtgtatgtttgtaaataagtgtgtatggatgtttcccagtcatgggttgcagttggaagggcatcagctgcgtaaaatatatgctggataagttggcggttcattccggcgGTTCTTATCaaattgtggcgaccccagattaataaagggactaagccaaaatgaacatgaatgaatgaataataataacaatgcaaaaacataaaattaaaaatacaaattccaCAACGAGTCTAAATAGGCATGTGTTCATATAATtaaaatcaacataaaacatGAGAAGTATTTAAATATTCTATGACCTAACCCCACCTCTGTCTATGACCATtttcataaattattaatttcCTCTTTGTGAGAAAACGCCATCAAAATATGCACAATCAACAATGTCcaccagaaagaaagaaaacacccCTAAAAATGCATTAGACTGATTTAAAACCAAGAGGTCCTGTCTAGAGATGCTCTCCACCTGCATAAAGAAATTACAACACGAAACCCCCCTGCCCACCCAATCAATTACTGAAAACCAGCTGTGGCTACCAGCTGCACGAATACATCAAGCAAAGAGTCCTTAACCACTTCTGGATTTATTTATGGCTATTTTGCACAAATTGGACAGGAATTTGGAAGACAGGCAAAATACAAAGTTCCATATAGACTGATATCTGATTTGCTTCCATCATGAAACATGCAAACATTACAAACATATTACAGTAGTGCAAATCGACTGCAAATGTGGTTTACAGAAGCTTCGCTCAAATACAGTTTATTTGAACAACTGTTTAAAATCACACACCTGATAACAGCTTCAGAAGAAGTCAAGGTAGCCTTCAAATGAAGACACTAGTAGTGCATAGAGGCGGCTCACCTGCAGAAATTATTCAGAAACACACCTCATGTAAAACAATTGTCATTAATAATGCACTCATTATCATTTGTCACATTCTGTTCTCCTTACCATCTCGTGAAACGCCGTCCCTTTGTAAGAGTCGACAGAGCCCAGCTGTTTTGCAAGGCGCAACCTCTTATCTTCCACTCCACTCTTTTCACTTCACCCTGCCGCTTCCTCGGGGAAAAGACGGTCAAAATAATGCTGCTTCTTGAGAAGACTGACAGCAGTGTAAACCAATCACACACGCCTCTGAGTACACGAGCCAATCAAAGAAGTTCGAGGGCGGGAATTGTCTACGGTTGCCCTGGGAAACGCTAGGTCCGTTCGCACCAATATTAGCATGTCTGTGAGATAATTATCAGGAGTCTTGCGATAACCACGAGACAATTTAGCTGCTAATGAAAGGGTGCTGCTAAATTGTGTTCAGCCCACCTGTCATATTAAAACTTCATTAAGCTGTAGGGTTTTCATCCTTTTAATGCTGTActtgaaaataaaatgtgtaagGATTTACATTTACAAGTACAACGCAACATTTGAACGTTCATTTTAATCTTATTAGTGGGAAGACAGGCTTCCTGTTTTTTTAACTCAGTCTGAGAATAAAGTATCATCTAGGAAAATATGACACCAAAAGGTCGACAAAAATATTTGAGGAAGTCGCTGCTTTGAGCTGCCAAGACACTTCCCCCATGGGAAGAGGAAGACGTATTTGTTTTAAAGAGGAAATTATTATATTAACGGAACTGCTGACTAATTATGCATTTAGAAACATCTATCTCTAAACTAATCAAATACTCAAAATATTTCACTTAGCAGTGAAAACTAATATAGTAATCATCAAATAAGTCTCAGATGTGATACACTAAAAATACTGGATCATTTCAATCCAAAATTGGGCAAAATGTGACAAACCCAACCATATAAAATTAAACATGGCAATTCAATTTAGTTCAAATATTTACAAAGTGGTTGTTTTTggtcatatttaaaataatttgggtTAAATGATCCActatttgttctttgttcattgttcttgacccaacattttttagagtTGCTATTCAGAAAGTAAACTTAAAAGACATACAGTAATAAGATATAATTTTCATGTAAAGATTTAGATTGGCTGATCAATGTGGCTATTAGATGTACAGTTAGTTCCAGGCAGCATTCACCATTACAATTTCATATGGCCTTGCCAGATAATCTTGCTTGCATTACTTTTCTAAAacagcaaatatatacatatacacacacacacacacacacacacacacacacacacatatatatatatatatattctcttgtTATTCTTACTCCGATAGGAGATTCATCAAACTAATATACCCTACAGTTAAAGTGTCTTAGATGTAATCCAAGTAAGTACCACCTCCAAAAAAAGTTTTCACACCAAAAAAGTTCTCCAAGCACCATTATAATGAAcagtatacagtatttatttatttataatttttttttaaaggggtgttcaagaatgtaattttaaggcttggttgtgtttataagatgcaaagcaatgtgtgctcatgtttcacttgaaggtaATCACGttgtttttcatatatctcactttgattaaaACAGCTACTCAgcaaacatgaaaatgactgtcaaaTTTCCTAGTTTCTCTGAAAGGCCCACCCTTAAGTGACTCTGTTTGGTCAatgtcataatgtgctgctattcgCGGATTGGCTCAAcgtcacgcccgtaaaagcatgcgcttttctgctgtgtaaacaatcagtcaacctcctgcctgctctcttaaataaaatctgacaagtgtctgtaacgagtgaaaatggggtgcggctcctttaagagcgtttgtcattgtgtgtgcgtgtgaatgttgtctgcgtctatgtgtgtgtgtgtgtgtgtgtttgtgtgagtgaatgtgtgaactCTCTGTAACAAGCGTATGTGCatggagttttttttctttttctctgatgctcggattaagttattttctgtaatatatcatgacagaagaataaagcacaagatgtgggatgctacctgtgtgagccttgatttgtTTTTCTGCTGCTACCACGAGTCAGGTGAGCTATCCTGTAATTTTTTTAACTCTATGCATTACACGACGCCTTTCACATGTATCCGGAATATgcatgtgtaagtaacatgaatcatccacatatcttttgcgacttaattatctgagatgtgaaacgcatggaaaagctccCTAAAGACAATCAATGcagtcgcgcacacacataagagacacgaacgtgctggtggagtgtgtgtgtgtgtgtgtttacagcagtttgaatgatttaacaaataaaaacacttacaggttgtagttcacagcttctgctttgaggagattttagccgaatccagcactgaactgggcgagattctggaagctgttttgtcaaatcatgcttgctgtgtattttGTAGTTCTCTGGAGcatcataattaatattgaactgtaagcacttctgtctttgtgtcgtgttctttggaagcccaaatacagaaacagatgaaactctgtggaaacagcagtgtttggaCGCATTgttagcttcatctctgctataacgttacagctCCTCTGGCCGCAGCCCTTATCTGCGCAGTGTGCGTGCGCAGTAAacgaacctttgtgatctcagagggggcggaagtattttttgtagtccccaaaattcgttcattgtaggctttgctaagctaactctgtaaaaaccaaggtctccctttgcattgaacttagaacttattacattcagagatgttgtttatgttcacacagctacattacacaccaactaaagtttaaaatatgatatcattgtggaccacccctttaactcaGTCATTGACACTGACCAAgcataaatctatttaaaaagaaaaaaaaagctaactattttcttgttattttccaactttgtttttaaaatgatctcTAGAAAGCACTTATTCTTtcccttgctctgtaaaacaaacacacacaaacatctttttttgtttgtttcttctctCTATAGTCAGCGTACAATATTTCTtcaaaaaattgtaattatttccCAAAAAGTGCACAAATTATCAGTTGGATTATCATGTCTGTTGCAAGGTCCGTTTATCCCATTGGAAGCAAACTAATCTCACATttcatttgaacaaaaaaagataCTAATATCAAATAATGTGAAAcattgaaatgaaatgtttccaCAGAAGCACAAATAAAACTGTACTTCTGCTATTGGAATGGAAAACATTGTCCCAGTTCACCACAGAAAAACATGAATCATTCCAGCAGTGACTTCatccaaaacatttatttaaaacagcataaaaatatctttgtaaattctaaaaaaaataataataataaaaaattctaattacATCATTTAAGAGTAAAAGGCTTACGGGTTTTCCCCAGAgccttcatttttaatttgaacaTCATTTTGAGTTCTTATAAGGGATTAAGAGGGAAGATCAAGTAAAATAAGTGGATTTCTATTTGATGATGGCTTAGCTTTATTTGAGTTTGTAGCCTAATTCTTCTTATTGGTGTAGCGAGAATCATTGCCTGACCCATTGATGTTCATAGATTTTTCACTCCAGTTCTTTTCAACAGTGCTATTTCTGCTTTGTGACTCTCCATTAGCAAATGGCAGTAAACCGCTGCAGCTAttcaataaacacaataaaaccaCAACAAAACATGC from Danio rerio strain Tuebingen ecotype United States chromosome 13, GRCz12tu, whole genome shotgun sequence includes these protein-coding regions:
- the cxcl-c13b gene encoding growth-regulated alpha protein → MTQIAYTLLALNLCFILTAQVVESQHVPKTCQCPQVQKRVRGPFSDLRITPKGPSCLQNEIIVTPKKTNKPVCLSPEGPQGKSLMKCWNRTQKAGINHKICLRPRQRKGKQVKSKKITS
- the cxcl18a.1 gene encoding chemokine (C-X-C motif) ligand 18a, duplicate 1 precursor, producing MAFKTLQASVKVLLLLSVCSHFISVKMTAATFIREKCECVKEAGAVQWRKITDYTITPKNPLCNKVQIKLQLSNKEVCLNPESKQGKKLQKCWQKINFNPQRKKVCLTIKKNAPKRLKKL